DNA sequence from the Bacillota bacterium genome:
GAAAAGTTCTTACGGATACTCCCTGCAATATCCTTGTAGGACAGGGAGCGGAAGATTTCGCAGCCAGGAAGGGATTTGAAAAGACAATTCTTCTCAATAATAAAAGTATTGAAATCTGGCTAAAAAAGAAGAGTGAATTAAAAGCAGGAAATAAGGAGGTTGCAGGTCACGATACTGTAGGGATCGTTGCTCTCGATACTTTCGGAAAGATGGCAAGTGGCACTTCAACCAGCGGAACAGGTATGAAGTATAGAGGAAGGGTAGGGGACAGCCCTTTGGTAGGATCCGGCTTTTATGTTGATAATTATATAGGTGGAGCAGCTGCAACAGGTCTTGGAGAAGATATAATGAAATGCTGTACCTGCTTTTATGCTGTAGAGTTAATGAGGGAAGGATGTAATCCCCAGGAAGCCGCAGAACTGGCAGTAAAGAGAACACATAAAAGAATATTTGAAAAAAGCGGGAGTGTAGGCAATATTGCTGTTGTATGTGCGGACAACAAAGGTAATTTTGGTGGGGCTGCAAACCATAACGGATTTGAATATGTTGCAGCTTCGGATAAATGTTTGCCTAAGATATACGTAGTTACATCGGTAGTATAACTAATTACTGCTATCTATTATCTTATCTCTAAAATTTAAAGCATTTCCCAATGAAAGATATAAAAGCCGTTAAACCGTACTGATTATTTTTTCTGC
Encoded proteins:
- a CDS encoding N(4)-(beta-N-acetylglucosaminyl)-L-asparaginase; the encoded protein is MTWSIIATWKFSITGVTAAAKLIEEGGNSLDAVEKVARYVEDDPSVESVGYGGIPNIEGEIELDAAIMDGEDLSIGAVMGVKGYKNPISIARKVLTDTPCNILVGQGAEDFAARKGFEKTILLNNKSIEIWLKKKSELKAGNKEVAGHDTVGIVALDTFGKMASGTSTSGTGMKYRGRVGDSPLVGSGFYVDNYIGGAAATGLGEDIMKCCTCFYAVELMREGCNPQEAAELAVKRTHKRIFEKSGSVGNIAVVCADNKGNFGGAANHNGFEYVAASDKCLPKIYVVTSVV